Below is a window of Synechococcus sp. RSCCF101 DNA.
CACCGCCGGCACTCCCGGCAGCAGGGCATCGAACTCGCCGCGCCCGGGATACAGGGCCAGATTCACCAGCGACACCCGGCGGCCGCTGTCACGGCAGCGCTCGCAGATGGGCCCGGGCTCGAAGCCGGTCTCGGCCAGCAGTCCGCGCCGCAGCAGAGGCCGTCCATCCCACCAGAGCAGGACCACGGCAGCAGGGGTCCCGGTCAGAAGCATCTGGCTGCCCCAGCCCAGCTCCTGGCGCAGCGCTGCCGGCAGGGATTCGGCCAGGTCGATCCCCTCGCGCCCCTGAAGAGCGGCACGCTCCGCAGCGAGCGGCACGGCGCGGGTCCAGAGCACGGCCACCAGCATCAACCCCACCGCCATCAGGGCCGCCAGGGTGCCGGCGCGGGTGAGGGGTGGACTGGCGGCACTGGCCTGCCACTGATTGGCCACCACCAGCAGCAGGCCGAGCACCCCCGTGCCGAGACAGATGCGGGCGGGAGAGGGCACGCCGGAGGGCTGGCAAACGCCGCCCATGCTGCGCGATCGCGGGGCCGTTGCTGCAATACGACCAGGAGACCCGATCCCCCCATGAATCAAGCCGAGGCGTTCGCGGCGCTGTCCCTGGCCGCCGTGGCCTGCGACGGTGCCCTCGGACGCGAGGAAGCCCATGCTCTGCGCACCGCCCTCGAACACCGCACCCCCTACAAGGACCAGAGCGAGACGGCGATGGTGGCCCTCTTCGACGGGCTGCTCGGCAAGCTGCGCCAGAGCGACTGCGACAGCCTGGCCCGTGAGGCCGTGGCGGTGCTGGAGCCCCATCAGCAGGAAACGGCCCTGGCGGTGGCCGCCGAGCTGGTGCACAGCGACCGGGAGGTCACCAGCGAGGAGGCCGCGTTCCTGGAGCGGCTGTGTGCCCTGGTGGACCTGCCGGAGGAGAAGGGGCGCACCATCTGTGAGGTGGTGGCCACCCTGCACCGCGACAGCCTGGCCTGAGAGGGGCAGACTGACGGGCATCCCTGCGGATCGGGCGATGGCGCGAACCTTCTGGCACCCCCTGCTGACGATCGGGGCCTGCCTGCTCATGCTGTTGGCCGCCCCGGGCGCCGGCCGGGCGCTCTCCGCTGCCGATCTGCCCGCCTCGCTCCCCCAGGAGCGGGTGCTCGACAGCTCGGGCGTGCTCAGCCGCGCGGTCACCTCGGAGCTGGAACGCACCCTTGGCGAGCTGTCGGACGGCGCCCGGGTGGATGCCCGGCTGGTGACCGTGCCGCGACTGGATTACGGGCTCAGCCCGAAGGGACTTGCCAACGACCTGATCGACCGCTGGCAGCCCGATGAGCCCGGACCGGGCGGTCTGGGTCAGCCCGGCCTGCTGCTGCTGCTGATCGACAGCCAGAACAAGTCGGCGGCCGTGGCCGTCAGTGACGATCTGGCCGGGCAGCTGCCGGCATCGCTCCTGCGCAGCACGGCCCGCGACACCATGGCGCCGGCGCTGCGGGATGGCGCTCGCTACCGGCAGGCTTCGGTGGAGGCGATCGAGCGACTGGGTGCGGTGCTGGGTGGTGGTGAGGACCCCGGCCCGCCGGAGGTGGTCGAGCAGACGCTGGTCAAGACCAACGTCCCGACCCGCGAGGAGACGCAGGAGAGCAATGCCTTCACCTGGGTCGTGGTGCTGCTGGTGGTGGGAACCATCGTTCCGATGGCCACCTGGTGGGTGTTCTCCCGCTGACCAGCGAAGCCGCACCCGCCACCAGCCATGGGACTGACGGACTGGATGGGAGCTTTCGGCAAGGCCGACTCCCTGGAGATCAGCAGCGACCTGGAGAAGGGCTACGAGGCGGCCCTTCTGATCCAGAGCATCGAGCTGGAGTACTACAACGACCGTCCGGTGCGACCGGATCTGGAGCTGAGCGTGCCCCGCTCGGTGCAGAACCAGGTGCTGCGCAAATTCCGCACCGCCCTGAAGATCGCCCGCGACTGCCTGGATTTCCTGGAATCCCGCCGCAGCCAGCTGGATGGCCAGGAGCTGCGACAGCTGCAGCTGATCGAAGCGGTGACCTCCCGCTACAACGGACGCCGGCGCAATGCGCCGCAGACGATGACGCGGGCACCGGATCCCCTTCCCCGCTCCCTGCTGGGCGTGGTGGATCGGCTGCGGCGCCAGCTCGATCCCGATGCGGAGGCCAGCATGGTGGCTGGGTTCCGGCGCCGGCGGGATTCCACGCTGGTGTCGCTGCGGGTCCTGCTGCTGCTGATCCTCGTGCCCCTGATCACCCAGCAGGTCACCCGCAACTACGTGATCGCGCCGGCGGTCGACCGCTTCGCGCCCGAGGTGCCCTTCCTCAGCTACACCAAGCCGCAGCTCGAGGAGGAGGCGGTGGAGAAGCTGCGGGTCTTCAAGGCCGAAATCGAATTTGACGCCCTGCTACGGGGTGAGGGGATTCCCAGTGCGGAGGTGCTGCAGGCTCAGCTGGCCGAGAAGGCGGCGGAACTCAAGGACGAGGCCGACGGGCAGAGCACCCAGGCCGTCAAGAACGTGCTCGCCGACGGAGCGGCCCTGCTGGCGTTCATCGCCGTCTGTCTGGTCTCACGCGAGGACATCCGCATCCTGCGGGGCTTTCTGGATGAGACGGTCTATGGCCTGAGCGACAGCGCCAAGGCCTTCGCGATCATCCTGTTCACCGACATCTTCGTCGGCTTTCACAGCCCCGAGGGCTGGACGGTTCTGCTCGACGGGATCGCCCACCATCTGGGGCTGCCGGCACGGGAGAACTTCATCCTCCTGTTCATCGCCACCTTCCCGGTGATCCTGGCCACCATCTTCAAGTACTGGATCTTCCGCTACCTCAACCGCGTCTCCCCCTCCTCGGTGGCCACCCTGCGCAACATGAACGGAGGCGGTTAAGGCGTGCTCAGCCTGGTCAGCGGCCCGAGCCGCAGCGGCAAGAGCCGCTGGGCCGAGGAGCTGGCCGTCCGCAGCGGCCGGCCGGTGCTCTACCTGGCCACATCGGACCCGCGTCCCGGAGATGCCGGCTGGCAGGCCCGTCTGGAGGAGCATCGCCGCCGGCGCCCCGAAGCCTGGCCATGCGTGGAGGCCGGCGCTGATCTGGTGGGAGCCCTGGAGCTCTGCCACAGCGGCCCGGCACTGCTCATCGATTCCCTGGGAACCTGGCTGGCCCATCACCTGGAGGATGGGGACAGCGAGTGGAATGCGCGCGCCGGGGCACTGCTGGAGGCGCTGCGGCGGCGACCCCAGCCCGTGATCCTCGTCTGCGAGGAGGTGGGGTGGGGCGTCGTGCCACCCACGGCCATCGGCGGACGGTTCCGGGATCGCCTTGGCCGGCTCCAGGATCAGCTGGAGCAGATCGCGGACGAGTCCTGGCTGGTGGTGAGGGGGCGCGCGCTGCCCCTCAGCCGGATCGGTGAGCGGGTGCCGTGGCCCGCCGGGGCCGGCACGCCGGCAGACAGGGCCGAGGGAGCTCGGCCACGGGTGGTGCTGCTGGAACCCCAGATCCCCCCCAACACCGGAAACGTGGCCCGCAGCTGCGCCGGCTTCCGGGTGCCGCTGCACCTGGTGCAGCCGTTGGGGTTCAGCCTCGAGGACCGCCATCTGCGCCGCGCCGGCCTCGACTACTGGCCCTGGGTGGACCTCACCGTGCACGAACACTGGGAGGCCTTCGAAGCCATCCGCGCCAGGCTGGGCGGCCGGTTAGTGGCCTTCAGCCGCCATGGCGATGTGCCCCTGACCCGGCTGCGCTTTCAGGCCGGGGACTGGCTGCTCTTCGGGCGGGAGGATCGCGGACTGCCCGAGGCCGTGCGTCAGCAGGCGGATGTCTGCACGACGATCCCCATGCCGGGTGGATGCGACGCGGGGGGCGGGGTGCGCAGCTTCAACCTGGCCTCGGCCTGTGCGATCGGGCTGTTCGAGGCTCTCCGGCAGACGGATGGGCGACTGGACTAGCCCCCGGTGCCAGCTCGGGGGCGAGTGTCCACCACGCCTTGTATCACGTTGAACCAATCGCTATGGTCTGCGCGATTCGAACGGTTGTTCGGATCTCTTCACATTCTCCCGCCCGCATGCAGCCTCCTCACCTGCTCCTGGCCAGCATCAGCGCCACACCGCTGCTGATGCTGGCGCTGTGGTCGGGCACTCCCGGACAGGCCGACCCCGAGCAGGCAGCCGACGCGGCGCCCACCCTGCTGGCGGCCCTGCCGAACCCCGACAACCGCATCTGGGTCCGGGTGGTGGACCCCATCACCGTCTCGGGCCTGGCCTCGGCCCTCGACACCTCGCCCAGTCAGCTCTCGGAGCTGAACGATGTCAGCCTCAGCCATCGCTTCCAGTCGGGTGACTGGGTGGCACTGGAGGCCTCGGGCGCGGACCGTGTGGCCGAGGTGGGCGCCCTCGACGAGGCCCAGCTTCGACGGACCGCCCCGGAACCCGCCGCCCCAAGGCAGGACGAGCGTCTGACGGCGGCGGCCACGGTGCTCAATCCCGGTGCCGCCGCGGGTGCCCTTCTGGGCCGGGTCCAGACCCCTGAGGCCCGAGCCCTCGGTCGTGCCCGCACGACCCTGGCGATCCGGCCCACCACCAGCGGCGGCATCAGCTGGCCCGAGATTCCCGACTTCCAGACCAAGCCCAGCCAGCCGGTGCTCCAGGCCAGCTGGATCTGGCCCACCAAGGGTGTGTTCACCTCCGGCTACGGCTGGCGCTGGGGCCGCATGCACAAAGGCATCGACATCGCCAACAACGTCGGCACCCCGATCGTGGCCGCCCAGCAGGGAGTGGTGGATTACGCCGGCTGGGCCTCGGGCTACGGCTATCTGGTGGAGCTGCGGCACCCGGATGGCACCCTCACCCGGTACGCCCACAACAGCAAGATGCTGGTGCGCAAGGGCCAGATCGTGGCCCAGGGCCAGCGCATCTCACTGATGGGCAGCACCGGACGCAGCACCGGCCCCCACCTGCACTTTGAGGTGATCCCCCCCGGTCGCGGCGCCATCAATCCGCTCAAGCTGCTTCCGTCGCGGGCCTGAGCGGCCTGCAGGTGGGGGCGACCCTCATTCCGCTACGATCCACTCACCGCGGCTCGGTAGCTCAGCTGGTTAGAGCGTGGGATTCATAACCCCAAGGTCGGGAGTTCAAGTCTCCCCCGAGCCATTGTGGTCGGTCGTCATGCCGGCAACACCTGCCAGTAGCCATTGGCGGAACACACCTGAAGCGGCGTTCCGAACAGAGTGCTGAGGCCACGGCTGCTCAGCATGGACGCCGTTGGTCCATCCCCGATGAGCGCACCCTCCTTCAGGAAGATGCAGCGTTCGATCTCCGGGATCAGGGCATCCACCCGGTGGGTGACCATCACCAGCGTGGTGCCTCTGGCGGCCAGCCGCCGCAACAGGCCGAGAAACTGATGCTGCGCCCGCAGATCGAGCGCAGTGCAGGGCTCATCGAGAACCAGCACCTCCGGCTGGTGCACCAGGGCACGGGCCAGCAGCAGCCGGCGGCGCTGTCCGTCGGACAGCTGGCCGTAGGGGCGCTCCGCCAGATCGCTCAGGCCGAGGTCGTCCATGAGCCGGCCCACCCGCTGCCGCTGCTCCGGCGTGACCTGCTGGGACGGACCGATGCCCATGGACCCGAAGAAGCCGGAGAGCACCACATCAGCGCCGCGGATCCGGCCCCGGGTCGTCGCCTGCAGATCCATCGAGACGAGCCCGATGCGTGAGCGCAGCTGCCAGAGGTTGACCCGCTCGCTCCCAAACAGACGCAGGTGCGAACCGGCGCGCACGACCGGATGGATCTCTCGGGTCAGCAGCTTGAGCAGAGCGCTCTTGCCCGCCCCGTTGGGGCCGAGGATGGCGGTGTGCTGGCCGGCATGCAGCTGCAGCGACAGATCACGGAAGACGCGATGGCTTCCCAGGTAGGCCTCCACCGCCTTCAGGTCGAGGTACGGCTCCATGGCCGTCAGCGCATGTCGATCGCGTTGAGTCGGTCGCGGAAGCTCTGGGATTCGCTCTGGGGAGAGGGCTCCGGTGCGGCGGCGGCGCGACGGGAACCACGCGAGCGCCGCGAGCGCCCCGTGCCGCCGGCCGGTCCCTGGGGGCCGCGGCCCGAACGGGCGTCCCGCCTGGGCAGGGGGTTGTCCTTCAGCTCGGAGCGCAGCTGATTGAGAAGCCGGAAGTGGCCGACACTGGTGAACTTCTTGAGCAGCGCGGGGTCCCAGGCCATGAGCGATCCCAATGCACCAACCTAGGGACCGACCCCTCCCGTCAAGAGAAGAGTGATAGATTGTGACGCTGTTAGCGGGAGTCGGAACGACTTCGCTTAAGAGCACCCGCTGACCGTTCCTCCCTCCGTCTTGTCACATGACCAGCAACGGCTGCCTGCGCGTTGGCCAACAGGCCCCGGACTTCACGGCCACCGCCGTGGTGGATCAGGAGTTCAAGGAGATCACCCTCTCCCAGTACCGCGGCAAGTATGTGGTCCTGTTCTTCTATCCGCTCGACTTCACCTTCGTCTGCCCGACGGAGATCACCGCCTTCAGCGACCAGTACGCCGCCTTCTCCTCCAAGAACACCGAGGTGCTGGGTGTGTCCGTCGACAGTGAGTTCAGCCACCTGGCCTGGATTCAGACCCCTCGCAACGAGGGCGGCATCGGCGACATCGCCTATCCCCTCGTCTCCGACCTCAAGAAGGAGATCGCTTCGGCCTACAACGTCCTCGACGACGCCGGCGTGGCCCTGCGCGGCCTGTTCATCATCGACCCCGAGGGTGTGGTGATGCACGCCACCATCAACAACCTGCCCGTGGGCCGCAACGTGGAGGAGACCCTCCGCGTGCTGCAGGCCTTCCAGTACGTGCAGGCCAACCCCGATGAGGTCTGCCCGGCCAACTGGACCCCCGGCGAAAAGACCATGAAGCCCGATCCGGAGGGCAGCAAGGAGTTCTTCGCCGCCATCGGCTGAACCCCGCAGCCGCCGGCGACCGGCACGGGCTCAGGCCCTCCGGTCGCCGGTCGTCCACAGCGGCAACACGCCGCAGAGCCGGGCGGTCATGGGACGGTCGTCCCACCGCCGGGTTCCGGGCTGTCCGCAACACCGCCGGTCGCTCCGGGGGGCTGATCGAGAGGAACCGTTGCCGGCACGGACTGCGCGGGATCGAGCAGCGCGTCGATTCCCTCCTCCAGACTGTTCTTCATGGCGATGCGACGTCCATCGCTCACCACGACCCTGGTGAGGGTGGGCAGGCCGCCGTTGCGGGCCCGCAGATACACCGGTTCCACATAAAGCAGTGCTTCGCCAACGGGCACCACAAGCAGGTTGCCCTGGATCACCTCCGATCCCGCCCGGTCCCAGAGCCCGAACTGCTGACTGATCAGCGGGTTCTGGTTGATCAGGGCCTGAATCTGCTCCGGACCGTAGATGGGGGTCTGACTGGGGAAGCGCAGCAGCACCAGCTCGCCGTAGTTCGGCGCGTCGCTGCGGGCCACCAGCCAACCCGCCAGGTTGGGACGCGCCAGAGGCGTGAGCGGTTGCAGCAGCAGGAACTCGGGCGGGAGTGAGCTGTCCAGCTGGGCGCTGATGTGGTAAGGCTCCACCGGCACCTGGCGGCGACCGTAGAGCTCCTGCGGCACCTGCCACACGTCGTCGCCGCTGTAGAACACACGCGGATCGGTGACGTGATAGCGAAGCAGCTGCTCGGTCTGACGCTCGAACTGGAAGCGGGGGTACATCACATGGGCCTGAATGGCGGCCGGCATGCTCTGCAGAGGCGCGAACAGCTCCGGGAACATCCGCTGCCAGGTGCGGATCACGGGATCGTCCGGTTCATTCACGTACAGCCGCACGCTGCCGTTGTACGCATCCACCACCGCCTTGACGGCATTGCGCAGGTAGCGGATGTCCGGATCGCTGGGAACCGGCGCGCTGTAGGGGTAGCTGCGACTGGTGGTGAATCCGTCCACCACCCAGTACTGATGCTGCTCTGCTGAGAAGAACGGATCACCCGGAACCGACACCGAAATCAGATAGGGCTCGGCATCGAAACGGATGAAGGGGGCCATCGCCCGCAGGCGGGCCCGCACCTCCCGCCGCAGCAGCAGTCGGGTGTCCTCCCGCAGAGAGCCGCGGGTGAGCAGCTTGGGTTCCCCCAGATACAGGGCGGCGGCGAGCCGCTGCCACCAGCGCCCGATCGGCACCCCAGCCCGGCCGTCGTAATGGGTGTAGACGTTGTCGTCACCCTGGGGGTAGTGGAACTCCTCCACACCGCTCGGCGCCAGGGCGTAGGGGGAGGGGAGCGCGCCGAAGTAGAGCGCCGGCCGGCCGATCGGGATGGTCTCCGCCACCCGCTCCGCACTGATGCCCAGCTGGGGCGAGCCGCTGACGCGGGTGGAGGCGCCGAGATCCTGGATGAAGAATTCGGGCAGCCCATCCGGCCCGCGCGTGTTCACCGGCGAGAGGGTGAAGCCGTAGCCGTGGGTGAACACCAGGTGCCGGTTCAACCACGTGCGGGAGCGCTCGGGCAGTGCGGCCTGGTCGAGCTCCCTCGGAACCATGATCACCTGCTGCCGGCCGGCACGACCGGGCGGCTTCAGCTGATAGCGGTCCACCACCGGATCGGAGAAGCGGTAGTAGACCCGCAGCTGCTGAAGCTGACGGTTGGTGGCCAGCAGGGGCTGGCTGTCCCAGAGGCGGATGTTGCGGATCGTCGCCTCGCTGCTCTCCACATCCCGGCGCGTCAGCCGCTCCCTTGGGGTCACGAAGCGGGTGCGGATGGCATCGAGCTGAAAGGCCCGTCGCGTGGCCTCGATCGATCGGGCCAGGTAGGGGGTTTCCAGCACCAGTTCCCGCGGCCTCAGGTAGAGGGCCTGGAGCAGGGGGAAGAGGAGCGACTCGATCACGCTGAACAGGGGAACCAGCAGCGCCAGAACCACCACGGCCGGCCCCCGCCGTCCCTCCTGCCGCAGCGGCCAGAGCAGCAGCAGCGCGGCGGCGCCTGCCACCAGAGAGGCGGCGGTGCGCAGCGGCAGGGAGAGATGGAGGTCCAGCCAGCCGGCTCCCGGCACACTGCCGCTCGTGCTCAGAAGCAGCTGGTGGCGGGCCAGCCAGAAGGACAGGGCCACCAGAGCCGCGAACAGGGCCAGCGGCGGCCGCAGCGCATCGAGGCTGCGGCGGCTGAACCCCTGGCTGCGGCCGTCGCTGAGCTGAGGGGGCGTGGCCATCGCGCCCCAGAGTGCGCTTCCCAGCAGGGTCACCACAAGAGCCAGCCCGACCGTGAGCAACAGCGCCAGGGCCGGGAACCGCAGCAGCGTGAAGCTCAGATCCGCTCCGAACACCGGATCGGTGCGGCCGGCGCTCTCGGCGGCCAGTGCCGGCACCCAGACCCCCCAGCTGCGAGCCAGGGCCGTGGCGGCAAACACGCCGCTCAGCGCCACCAGCAGCCGGCCCCCCAGGCGCGGCCAGCGCAACAGCGGCAGCACGCTCACCCCGGCCAGCAGCAGCAGCGGCAGGAGGGGCTGATCGGCGAGCAGCACGAGCCCATGCAGACGGCGGGCATCGAAGGGGCTCTCCAGCAGCCGCCAGGCCATGCGGGCCAGCAGCTGGGTGGGCAGCAGCATGGCGACCAGGGCCAGTCCGAGCCCGGCCAGGTAGCCCCTGCCGCGCAGACGCTGCAGACGATGGCTGGAGCTGGAGGCATCCCTCAGCCGCCAGAACCGGGACAGCCAGACCTCGGCGGCCACCGCCACGACCAGCCCCAGGGCGAGGGCGGCGAGCTGGAACAGCCAGCGACGCCGGAGCACGGCGGTGAGCTGGAACTGGGCGAACCAGCCCCATTCGATCCAGACCCGGCTGCCCAGCACCGCAGCACCGGCGAGCACCGCCAGGGCAATCAGCAGCGTCAGCACGAGGTGGCGGCGCCGCAGGGCCTTCTCCCTCACCCCCCTGACGCGGCAACTGCACCGGACCGTAGACAGCGGCCGGGGAGCTGGCCAACAGGACGCACGGACTCCCTAGGGTTCGGCCCACTCGATGCGTGCCCGGCCATGGCCCTCTCCCCGGCCTCCGCCCCTGCCGACGTCAGCGCTGCGGCACAGCTCTTCGATTACCGCCAGGCCGCCAACCCCATCCGTCCGGGCCTCTGCGAGCCGGTGCCCCTGCGCCGGTGGAGCGCATCGCTCCACGCGAGCGGGCCGAGCCGGATCATCGATCTGGACCTCAGCGAGGAACTTGGAGCCCAGATCCCCTGCACCAGTCCGGCCCTGGCGGCCAGCTTCATCCGCCTGCTCGGCGGCGACCGTCTGGAGGTCGCCGCGGAGGCCACCTCATCCCTGTTCTATGTGCTGCAGGGCTCGGGGCGCTGCCGGCGCCCGGCGCGCGGCGGCTCCGCCCCGGTGGAGATCGAGTGGGGGCAGGGGGATCTGTTCGTGCTCCCTGCCGGAGCCACTCCCGTCCTTGAAGGTGAGCAGGAGGCCGTTCTCTACTGGGTGCACGACGCACCATTGCTCCACTACCTGGGCGCCACCGCCACCACACCCCGCTTCGAGCCCTGCCACTACCCGGCCGAATGGCTCCTGCGGGAGCTGCGGGCGATCGCGGCACGGCCGGGCAGCGGGAGCGAGAACCGCGTCAGCGTCCTGCTGGCCAACCGGGACCTGCCCCGGACCCGCACGGTCAGCCACACCCTCTGGGCCATGTTCGGCGTCGTGGCCGGAGGAACGGTGCAGCCGCCCCACAGGCATCAGTCCGTGGCGCTCGATCTGATCGTCGCCGCACCGGAGGGCTGCCACACCCTGGTGGGCCGTGACCTGGACGAGAACGGCCGCATCCTCCATCCCCAGCGGGTGGACTGGGAGCCCGGAGGCGTGTTCATCACACCGCCGGGCCTCTGGCACAGCCATGTGAACGACGCGGGCGAGCCGGCCTACCTGCTGCCGATCCAGGACGCCGGACTGCACGCCTTCCTGCGCAGCCTGGACATCCGCTTCCGCTGAGCGGACCAGCGCGGGCGCGCCCTCAGCTCCGCAGCGCCACAGGATCGGCCGTTCGGTCCGGGGCCCCTGCCGCATCGGGATCGGGTGACCCCTGCCGGTCGAACGCGGCCACCATGGCGCGCACGGTCTCGCCCTCGAGGGTCTCCTGTTCGATCAGGGCGTCGACGAGCTGATCCATCAGCGCCTGGCGCGGTTCCAGCAGCGCCACGGCCTCCTGCAGGGCCTGACGGGCCAGCCCCTGGATGTGCAGGTCGATCTGGCGACCGGTTCGCTCGGCGTAGTGGGGCCGGGTGTGAACGAGATCGCGTCCGAGGAACACCTCACCACCATCGCTCTCGAGTGCCTGAGGGCCGAGGCTGGAGAAGCCATAGCGGGTCACCATCTCGCGGCAGATCCGGCTCACCAGCTGGAGGTCGCTGCTGGCCCCCTGGGTCACCTCGCTGGGGCCGAAGACCACCAGCTCAGCGGCCCGTCCTCCCATCGCCACCACCAGGCGGGCCCTCAGATAGGCACGGCTGATCAGACCGGAATCGAGCACGTCCTCGTCCGGCGTGGTGCGGGCGAAGCCTCCCACCCCGCCGCTGCGGGGCAGCAGGGTCACCTTGTCCAGCTGATCCGCATCGGGCAGCAGCGTGGTGATCAGGGCGTGGCCCACCTCGTGGTAGGCGATCAGGCGCTTCTTGGCGCTGTCCTGGAGCGGGGCAGCCGTCAGACCCATCGTGATCCGCTCCAGCGCGTCATGCAGGCAGTCGTTGCCGATCTGGCGCTGCTGGCGCCGGGCCGTGAGGATCGCCGCCTCATTGAGCAGGTTCGAGAGGTCGGCACCGGAGAAGCCCGGGGTGCGCGAGGCCCACTGGGCCAGGGACACCTCATCGGCGAGCGGGCGGGTGCGGGCATGAACGGCGAGGATCGCCTCACGGCCTCTGCGGTCGGGCAGATCCACCACGATCTGCCGGTCGAAGCGGCCGGGACGCATCAGGGCGGTGTCGAGCACATCCGGGCGGTTGGTGGCCGCCAGCAGGATCACGCCGGAGTTCTCCTCGAACCCATCCATCTCGGTGAGCAGCTGGTTGAGGGTCTGCTCGCGCTCGTCGTTGCCGCCGCCAATGCCCGCGCCCCTCTGCCGGCCCACTGCATCGATCTCATCGATGAAAATGATGCAGGGCGCCTTCTCCTTCGCCTTGCGG
It encodes the following:
- a CDS encoding cupin → MALSPASAPADVSAAAQLFDYRQAANPIRPGLCEPVPLRRWSASLHASGPSRIIDLDLSEELGAQIPCTSPALAASFIRLLGGDRLEVAAEATSSLFYVLQGSGRCRRPARGGSAPVEIEWGQGDLFVLPAGATPVLEGEQEAVLYWVHDAPLLHYLGATATTPRFEPCHYPAEWLLRELRAIAARPGSGSENRVSVLLANRDLPRTRTVSHTLWAMFGVVAGGTVQPPHRHQSVALDLIVAAPEGCHTLVGRDLDENGRILHPQRVDWEPGGVFITPPGLWHSHVNDAGEPAYLLPIQDAGLHAFLRSLDIRFR
- the ftsH gene encoding ATP-dependent zinc metalloprotease FtsH — encoded protein: MPSYSQLLAQISDGGVKELVLVPSRREVIATLSSGERVTVPVFADDQQILRTAESAGVPLTVRDTRQQEAMAGLFTNGALVLLLIVGLSLLLRRSAQVANKAMGFARSQPRLQPEGDVSIRFDDVAGINEAKEELQEVVSFLKEPDRFTRVGARIPKGVLLVGPPGTGKTLLARAIAGEAGVPFFSMAASEFVELFVGVGASRVRDLFRKAKEKAPCIIFIDEIDAVGRQRGAGIGGGNDEREQTLNQLLTEMDGFEENSGVILLAATNRPDVLDTALMRPGRFDRQIVVDLPDRRGREAILAVHARTRPLADEVSLAQWASRTPGFSGADLSNLLNEAAILTARRQQRQIGNDCLHDALERITMGLTAAPLQDSAKKRLIAYHEVGHALITTLLPDADQLDKVTLLPRSGGVGGFARTTPDEDVLDSGLISRAYLRARLVVAMGGRAAELVVFGPSEVTQGASSDLQLVSRICREMVTRYGFSSLGPQALESDGGEVFLGRDLVHTRPHYAERTGRQIDLHIQGLARQALQEAVALLEPRQALMDQLVDALIEQETLEGETVRAMVAAFDRQGSPDPDAAGAPDRTADPVALRS